From the genome of Eublepharis macularius isolate TG4126 chromosome 4, MPM_Emac_v1.0, whole genome shotgun sequence:
CTCGTGTGCTAAGGGTGCATATTCAAACGAGCAAAAAACCGAATCCTGGGTACGGGACTGTTTGGGTTCGAATAGCTCCCTCATGTTAGTTCATTCTACTCTCTTTTCTGCCTCTAATATCACTCCTAGAGGGTAGCCTCTATCCAAAAAAGCCCTCTTCATTTGCTTGCTTTCCCTAATATAATCCACCGGTGAAGTGGAATTCCGTTTTAATGTCAGCATCTGTCTCAGGTGATGGGGATGGAAGGACCGATAGTCCCAAAACTGATAATGGTTCGCATCAGATTGTATTGTAAATTTGATGTTAATATCTAACTGATTCATCCATACTGCAAAGGGCTCCACAAAGTTCTGGCCCTCAAATAAGATGTATAGATCATCTATAAATCTCCTGTATACTTTAATCCTTTCAAAAAAAGGATTTGCAAGTGGTGGCAATATGGACTGGGACTCTAAACTTGCCATGTACAGGTTAGCAATACTGGGGGCAGCGGCACACCCCATCACTACCCCCTTGGTCTGAAAGTAATACTGTGTCCTGAACAGAAAATAATTCATTTCTAATATAAGATCCACCAGTTGTAATAGAAATGGTGTACTTGGAACCTGAGTCTCCCGTTGGTATAAAACCGTCTTTATAACCAATCTAGCTCCTTCTTGGGGGATGGACGTATAGAGGGAGGCAACATCCATAGTGATAAAAATGTAATCAGCTCCCATCTCTCTTCCCTCTATGCCTTTTATGAAGGATCCTGTATCTTTTACAAAAGCAAGTGTCTGGCTAACAAAATGCTGTAAGATCGTATCTAGAAAAATAGCTAGCGGGTCAAGGACCGAGTCACAACCGGATACGATTGGTCTGCCCGGAGGAGGGAAAGTACCCTTGTGAATCTTTGGAAGGACATAAAACAAGGGGGCCCTTGGGGTCATATTAAGCAGAGAACTGTGAATTGACTCTGTGATCTCACCCATCATTAGTTCCTCATCCAGAACAAATTTAACCAAATCAAAAATTCATGCAGTGGGGCCACGATTGACTGGTGAATAGCTGTTAATATCCTGTAATTGTTTCAGCACTTCCACCTCATAAATTTCCATGTCCAGTATGACCACTCCACCCCCTCTCACatggactgagagatctctgtctttcggtgctacacctctgaagatgccagtcacagcggCTGGtgcaacgtcaggaactacaatgccaagaccacggcaatacagcccggaaaacccacaacaaccaacatcctccagccgtgaaagccttcgaaatATCTCTattgacaagtaatattctgtacttgttttgctgcactgttgccctgttcctatctgtaattttaatctcattctgtgtggactcatttctgtatttaaaatcttatattttatatatgccagtaaaggcttgcttgcttgctatcTCTATTGGGTTCTTaccaatgctatgtcttttatttaccatatggcattgtttatggaaatgtttttgaaagTGACTGTATTAATTGACTGTACCcagagaggcagcacagaaacgTTCCAGACAAACGAATCGAGACGTCCTCCAGCCCCAGATGGAAGCCTTCGGTGGAGTCCCAGGGCAAGAACCTcagcggggtctgtcaggatcaggccaagAGTCCCTCTGGTTCCACCCCCTTTTTCTGCAACCCCCTCTTTAGAACTGAGGGTCAAGccagagagtcagtttggtgtagtgtttaagagtgcgggactctaatctggagagtcgggtttgattggagccagctgggtgaccttgggctagtcacagctctctggagctctctcagccccacctattgttgtggggataataatgacatactttgttacctgctctgagtgggcattaagttgtcctgaaggggggggggtatataaatagaattaatacaaatagaatgttattgttattagaaggcagcagagagtggCCTGTGCACCAAAGGGTCGTCGGAGGTATCGTGCTCCTATGAAACTGCAGTATGCAGAAGCAAACCATTGGCCCATGAAGATCACTGTTGCGTCCTTGgactggtggagggggggggcgggctctCCTTCACATCCCCCTCCTGCCCgccccttttaactggagctgctgccggggactgaaccCGCGACCTTCTGCAGGCCGAGCAGCCGCTCTGCCACTCCGCCACTCAGCCccctctccaaagctgccctCTCCTCCCGGGCAAGAGATGCCTGCAgtctggagggtggcaaccccacTGGGGGCCAACAGGCAAGCCCTTCCAGCTCCACTGCAGCCCGGGGACATCCGTCCATCCCCGCCATGCAAATCCGCCTCTCCAGATCCGCTTCAGCTATGCGGGAGATGATCCAAGGCCCCTTTGCCGACGGAGCAGCGCGCAGCAGCCGGGCCGCCTCCCAGGGGCGCAAAGCCGAGCAAGGCTGGCGCCGGGAATCGAGCAGGGGGTTAAAGCGAGAGAGTCGCGACTTCTAGACGGGCtatggggagggggcggggctggtgaggtcacttcctgccgtgccccccctccctccgagGCTTGAGGCCATTGTGTCCCCCCAGTAGCACCTGCTGCATCCTAGACTCGGCTGGTGAGTTAGAATCGCCTTGGGGGGAGCGGGGAGAAGAAGcaggacctgctttgggggtgggggggggatatgagacggggagggggaggcgccgaagggggggggctgcaaggcgGATCCTTTGGGGTTCCCCCCACCCTGGAGGTTTCTCCTGTCTGCAAAGCTGGGAGGGAGAATACGGGTCTGGGGGGTCACGGGCTGGAGGCTGAGGAAAGACCCGCCCTCTCCCTCCAGCTGCCTTGCAAACCTAGATATCTACTTTAGGGGCGAGGAACTTGCTTTTCCCTCTGCCAGCCACGCTGGATCCGTTTTCCCTGCCCCCGTGGCAGCCGTTTCTTCTCtggcagaaatggggggggggattattttaaatttgcagttggctcttctctctcccttctcAGATGTTCCCGTTGGCAGTTTTAAAAAGCCAGCCTCCAGTCCCTTTTGTTATAGCGGCCGTGCCTTTCTCCTTATATCTTCACAGCAAAAGGGGCTTGAGgtgctgtagcatggtggtttagtggttcaaatctcactcctgccctgagctcagtaggtggccttgggtaagcctctgctctcagcctcagctgtattgtgtggatgATAATAACGACAACACTAATTTGTCCAccattctgggtgaggcactagtctgtctggaagagcggtatataagtacagttattattatggttgttgttaaaaaagcaaaagctgggaattcaaagaacttGAATTAGCATCCTGGTATAATGTTACCCCAATGTAGTTATGCCAGGTCAGCTCCCAGCTTTCAAAGCAATATGGGGGGTCTGTGACGTGGAAGGGTTAGGGTGTAGTGGGCACTACTGGAAGGTGGGGCAGGGGACATACAGTAAACCTGTCACCTGGAAGCCCCATTGTCACTGCATTATCTTGGCTGTTCCAGCAGCAACAAATCTTTCCTCCTGTGGGAAAGGTTTcccccaggtttgattccccacccctccacttgaagccagctaggtaaccttgggtcagccaaagcttctaggagctctctcagccccacccatctcacagggtggttgttgttgtggggataataacaaaacATGGTAAACTGGgcgttgtcatcctgaagggcaggatataaataaaatgttgttgttgttgttcctgtcCCTCTCTTTTCTCTCATGCACAGGTGGCTGTGAGGGAAAGATTTTTGGCCTGCTACTTtgcaatctctctccctctctcaattCTTGTAACAGTCTATAGCAATTTGGGTAACACCTGCAGGGCTAGTTTTCTCTGTGTGGGGAGATTTCTGTTCCTAGCTGGCACCTCCCACCCACCAACGTGCATCAGACAGTCCAGCCCATCACCTCAGGGCTTAGCCACCTCCTTCCCAGCACCTCCTCCTAGTTGTGTGGGGCAGGCCAAAGGGTCTTGTCTTCcctcagaggggaggagggagtggtgTGGCTTCCAGCTGGGCCAGAGACTCAGCGCCCAGGAAAGGATTTGGTGAGATTGGGAGGAAACTGggccagaaggggagggggatgagtggataAGGAAGGCGGGACTTTCTCCTGTAAAGAAtggctgggtttggggagagatATCTGGCCAAAGACTCACGATCGAAGATCTTGAATTGTGTCCCCAAGCAAATCCAGAGAGAGCTTCACTGAAGGGGCTGGCATAGAAAGGCtcattccgcacacgttggataatacacttccaatcctctttagaggtcCTTTGGAAcggaatttttcgtgtgtgaaacaaaaaatccacttccaagaGATTgctaagtgcattgaaagtgcattatccaacgtgtgtggaatcagctaaTGTTACCTGCACAAAAAGcatttctctccatctttctttctctccctcccaggtagcAGCACAAAGACCCCCCTTGGCCATTTCTCTGCTGTTTCCTCTGTGTGGTGAGGGGAAAAGACCAGCCATGCAGCCAGCGCAGGTAAGGGAGGGGGGGGTGCACAGCCGATGTGAGGAAGGGTTCCTACTCTGTTGCAAGGCTCAGCAGATCGGGTCCTTCCCCTCAGTTCTGGTGCCACAAGATTTTGAGACTGCCCATTCGGACGGTGGGAACAAATGTCCCGTGGAAAAGGATTTGCTCCTCTTCCCAGACATCTCTGGCCTCTTCTCCACTTGGCTGCTGGCCCCCTGCAGATAAAGAGAACCCCCCTGGCCCTCAGATGCCCCAAGGAAGACTGGGTTGGGGGAGAGACAAATATCCCTATGggatcttctcccctcctctttgtCCACTTTGGTTTTACCATCACTGATTTATTCCCCTTTTTTAAATGacatccctcttttttttttactgatcaggaacccaaagcagcttttcataCTGTTCTCCTCTCCACCACGTAATCCTCccaacaacagtcttgtgaggtaggttaggctgagacactGTGAAGGGCCCAATGTCCCCGGAGAAGCATCCATGACAGTGCCCACCTGAGATTCAAACTCAGTCCTCCCAGGTCCTAGCCCTTCACTTTAACCACTACGTCACGCTAGCCACTGGGATTTTCCTTCTCATGGTCCACCATTCCAGCACTATAATGAAActctcttctccttcttccagggtcgggtgtccttcgaagaggtggctgtgcatttctccaagggggagtggagcctgctgagcccagcgcagcgagccctgtacaaggaagtcatgctggagaattttgggaccgtggcctctctgggtgagggtccCTTTCCCCtgggctgcctccttctggctgagaggagtgactgcaGGGAACTCCTTATCGAGGGAGGACGTGGTCAGGCTGTCTGCCCTGGCCCCATGGCTCATCTCTGCCACTCTCTGTGATCTTTTCTCTGATATGGACCACAAGAGACAGCATCAGAAGAGGCGGCAAGTGAGCCTAGATATGGTTCATTCATTTAGTTTGCTTTCTGCCCTGGTTCTTAAATGCTTGGGTGGATAACTAGagttacaaattttaaaaagtcatgaatatGAAGTATGGCAGAAATAAATGGGATTCATGTTCTATttaatctccttaatttattaTGGATAGCTCCCTTTGTTCTCATACTGCAATGCTCCATCCGGTCTTTGAGACTCTCCCTCATGTGTTAAAGTGGCTCTTTGAGACCACGTGGGCACTGTCCCCATCATGACACAAAATCATAATGCCTtcctgaagatagtttcaggcagATAGGTCTGCAGGAGAAAAGCACAATTCATGTTCAGTAGCGCCTGaaggactaacaagattttcagggagctTTGAGATGTGGCTGTGGAAGGAGCTGTGCTGGCTCCTCGGCCACTGACTTAGTTCTCAGCTGGCATTTCCATCTCTACTTGGCAGGGAGGAGGCACAGAACTGCCAGTGCCAGATATGGTCCCATACACCACCGCCCCAATTACTTGTCTGTTGTGTATTTGTGGAGGGGCGCAGGCATCCTGGCTTGGAATTGCTTGATTGATGAGCGCAAAGAAGAGTCACGATTTTGTCTTTTTTTCTCACTGAAGGACCTGagattgccaaacctgacctcatttccaggctggaaggaggagaagagCCATTTCTCCTGATCGCTGATGCCAAAGAGGGACTGGCAGGTAGCTGCTTCGATCTGTTGTGGGGCTGTGTGAGGCCTGCTCTTCCTCCTAGTGGCTGGTGGATTTCTGTGGCCTTGTTTCTCCTCACAGTCTGAGCCTCTTCTCCAAAGAGCTTGGCTGGGTTGTGAGTGCTGAAACGGTGCTTGTAGGGCTTAAACATATAAAAGCAGGCAACTTCCTTCAGCATTCCCTTTAACTGGAAGTGGCAGGTCTTGGTCCTGGGGCGCTGGGCCTGCAAAGCAAAGCTTCTGCTTTTCCTCAGAGACAAGGCCGAAAGCAGCCCCAGGCTGGTCTCATAGGAATACATTGTAGTTC
Proteins encoded in this window:
- the LOC129328003 gene encoding zinc finger protein 707-like, with product MQPAQGRVSFEEVAVHFSKGEWSLLSPAQRALYKEVMLENFGTVASLGPEIAKPDLISRLEGGEEPFLLIADAKEGLAGLGPKLLDLSVEP